A genomic segment from bacterium encodes:
- a CDS encoding D-alanyl-D-alanine carboxypeptidase has protein sequence MTMEDVENSSRSVLRAGHTYRVDDLFHASLMGSDNRATRALARSTGVSMDSFVVCMNKTADDLGLMTLSVEEPTGLSEQNVASAADVARLMNAAANNKNIGSVLQMKSYSFSSVNRKRQYTFGNTNRLLSGRWDVEGGKTGYIDESGWCFVARVNDRHGHDLTAVVLGANSNTQRFRQTQKLFDWAFGQLDSRKY, from the coding sequence ATGACTATGGAAGATGTTGAGAACTCATCTCGCTCCGTCTTGCGCGCTGGACACACGTACCGCGTCGACGATCTCTTTCATGCCAGCCTGATGGGTTCCGATAATCGCGCCACGCGTGCACTGGCACGATCGACAGGCGTTTCGATGGACAGCTTTGTTGTCTGTATGAACAAGACGGCTGACGATCTTGGCTTGATGACGCTAAGTGTCGAGGAACCAACCGGACTGTCAGAACAGAACGTTGCAAGCGCCGCTGATGTTGCGCGACTTATGAACGCCGCCGCCAACAACAAGAATATCGGCTCGGTGCTGCAGATGAAAAGCTATAGCTTCTCTTCCGTAAATCGCAAACGCCAATATACCTTCGGCAATACGAACCGTCTTCTCAGTGGTCGTTGGGACGTCGAGGGCGGAAAGACTGGCTACATCGACGAGTCCGGCTGGTGCTTTGTAGCTCGTGTGAATGATCGCCACGGGCACGACTTGACTGCCGTGGTCCTCGGCGCCAACTCCAATACCCAGCGTTTTCGCCAGACACAGAAGCTATTCGACTGGGCGTTCGGCCAGCTCGATAGTCGGAAATACTAA